The genomic DNA CATGGCATCTTCTTAGAGAGAGAGTCCAACCTTGGCGAGGGTGTTTGCACTTAGAGCTATCAGATTATTAGCTACCATGTAGAGAAGGGCGGACTTGGGTATAACACATACGAGCAATGACAAGCATATCAGCCCCTATTCCTACCGTCAGCACCCCGTCCCAATCCAACTGAATAAGATCACCCACATCTTCGGAGTCTGTTGAGAAACAGCAATTAGTAACCATTGTCAGCCAGCTGCCGAAAACAGACACAAGTCCAGGGGTAAAAGGTCACAAACTCGATATGCAATATACTCGCTCCCCTCTTCCAAGGCTGCGGCCCCCACTCATCCTCGTCTCGATAGACTGCGTCGACATTGGGCAGATGAAGCAGGGACGAGACGGTAGGCTGCTCATCACTTTGGCCGTTGAGGAACTCGCTGGCGGATTTGGTCAGGATGATACGAATCGAAAGATTAGCTGCATATGGCGCGAGGGCTTCGACGATGACGGGGACTGGCAAAAAAGCATTAGGGTCACATATACAAGGCTGGTAGAGGTGAGAGAGGCGCACGTTTGATTGTGGCTACAGAACCCGACGCTCTATCATACACATTAGTCTCTAGCCTCACATCCAAAGAGTGCCAGGAAAATGGGCAGGCGCATACGCAAGAAGCAGATGCTTCTTCCCATCATGAAGAGCTCGCGCTAGTGAGGCGACAGAATTGGATTCAGAAGTCATGAAGTGGTTGTCGTGGGCGTTGCCGACTGCCTGCAGCATGGTGTTATTTTGCAAGAGCAAGTGTGCGAATACTCCGTGATTGGGGATGGTCGTCAGACCGGATGCCGAACGGGACGTTTGCAACAGCCGAGCTACTTCCTGCTGGTCAGTTTTTTTCGGCAAAAGATGTCGATTCTTCTTTGATGATACGGCCGATACTTCCCCACATTCAGTGAGTCAAATATATACGTTGAATCGTGATAGTCGCAAGCAGGAAGGTACGATAGAGTAGTTCAGGTAATGAAGCATGAAGATGCGATGACAAACCCGATTACGGAGGGGTGGTCTCATGGTATATCGGTAGGTATATAGTTCTAGACCTGTCCACGTTTATACATTACTCACGTCGTATATCAAAGCAAATCTAACCTATTTGCAGCGGGATCGCGCTCTTCTTGCCAAATCTATGTATGCTAGCATCCGTTAGAGCTCATGCGGTAGCTTACGATGAAGTGACGTTGGGACGACCACACGCCACCAAAGCCTCAGTCAGGTGAGGGGTCCATCCCGATGAGAACTAGCTACGtcataaccctaacccggcGTCTGCTGCCTCTCAAGCTTGAGAGCGTGCGTAACAGTGCAACAATGCCAGCCCATTCTGGAGTGTCCCTATGTAATGAGGCTCAGACAAACAGAGCTTCAAATAATACCCCATACACTTGAAATCAAGATATCTTAGCTCTCAGTGTCTCAGAAGCTTGGTTAAGGCCTGAGCTTGTCACCGCTTGGATCGTCCTGCAGGCTGTCCCACTAATAGCAGCACCCCGGATTGCGATTAAGCGTGCAATTAACCAATCAGACGCGTCTGGTGGGCTGACCTTCGCGCGTCACAAGCTTCGCATCACATCGCAGGTGCTGCGCAGCTCTCACAGCTCTCACAGCTCTGTCCCTTGACACCGACATACCCAACCTGTCATTTAATCGCAACCAACCCCGCTAGTTCTTTCACACTTCCACCCATCAATTGAACCAATTCTACCACTTCATCTCAAATTTACCACTTGAAAATCGTTAAATCACACGAATCACCAACAATGGCGACTCCCACAGCCGCCTCAACAGGCACTGCGACTCCCCTCGAGCTCGACCCTGAGCAAGCCCAGCAGAGCCTTAAAATCTCCCTCGCCgacctcgccgccaaagccgccgccctcttcgCCCAGAAGAAATACGAAGATGCCGCCGAGCAGTACGCCCGCGCAGCCGAGATGCAAGCCGAGATGAACGGCGAGATGAGCCCTGAGAACGCAGAGATCCTCTACCTCTACGGGCGCACCCTCTTCAAAGTCGGCCAGAGCAAGTCGGACGTTTTGGGCGGCAGCGCGCCACAGGCTAAGAACCAGGCCAAGCCCAAAgctcccaagaagaagaccgcTGCTGCCAATGGCGCTAAGAACGGCGAGGGCAGCTCCTCTTCTGCCGCCGCGAAGGCTGGGGAAAAGGTAGAGAAGGTGGttgctgaggctgctgggaaggaggcggagaaggagtcgGGTGCtgagatcaagaagcccaTGTTTCACTTTGAGGGAGACGAGAATTTTGTTGATtctgacgaggaagaggaggagggagaggaaggagagggtgaggaggaagaggaggatgacgatctTGCGACTGCGTTTGAGATTCTTGACCTGGCGCGTGTGCTTTtcctcaagaagctcgaggcgTCACAGACCGAGAGCGAAGGAAAGGGCAAGGAAGCTGCTGAGGAAGGCAGCGATAACCCCAATATTCGTCACTTGAAGGAGCGTCTGGGTGATACCCACGATCTCCTCGCCGAGATCTCGCTCGAAAATGAAAAGTATgcaccctcatcacc from Podospora pseudoanserina strain CBS 124.78 chromosome 2, whole genome shotgun sequence includes the following:
- a CDS encoding hypothetical protein (EggNog:ENOG503NZRD; COG:B; COG:D); this encodes MATPTAASTGTATPLELDPEQAQQSLKISLADLAAKAAALFAQKKYEDAAEQYARAAEMQAEMNGEMSPENAEILYLYGRTLFKVGQSKSDVLGGSAPQAKNQAKPKAPKKKTAAANGAKNGEGSSSSAAAKAGEKVEKVVAEAAGKEAEKESGAEIKKPMFHFEGDENFVDSDEEEEEGEEGEGEEEEEDDDLATAFEILDLARVLFLKKLEASQTESEGKGKEAAEEGSDNPNIRHLKERLGDTHDLLAEISLENEKYHTAINDAKAALKYKQELYPFESEIIAEAHFKVSLALEFASVTKQSDDDTAESKDASSGEVDQSLRDEAAASLEQAINSTKQKLQNKEVELATLHNPEENDSTREEISNVKEMISDMEQRLKDLRAPPIDINSALGLPSRSEQEKQKADNLVLGSVSDEVKKNANDLTGLVRKKRKAEESVAVEEVKEQEQPEAKRAKSEDVLGAASAAPTAN
- a CDS encoding hypothetical protein (EggNog:ENOG503NY1N; COG:D; COG:P), with translation MLQAVGNAHDNHFMTSESNSVASLARALHDGKKHLLLAASGSVATIKLPVIVEALAPYAANLSIRIILTKSASEFLNGQSDEQPTVSSLLHLPNVDAVYRDEDEWGPQPWKRGASILHIEFVTFYPWTYSEDVGDLIQLDWDGVLTVGIGADMLVIAPLSANTLAKIVNGMSDNLLTSVIRAWDTDGSIDLKKKYIAVAPAMNSAMWRHPITAKQIRTLREEWGVRETLLDPDGAARLIDGWFQVIPPISKTLACGDTGDGAMAKVETIRDVIVHRMNLTGPHAH